Proteins from one Bacteroides mediterraneensis genomic window:
- a CDS encoding transposase, translated as MPTDRGALSQDRQKERRYKGTHRHTCQRRKSSDIKFTSAATNDSFMLEPSALNKGDIIAIDRAYINYEKLETLTLRGVLYVTKIKRNLKHSVMEDCMYQTTEGFMKVRIQHVAFSKVLKGGETQTHHARIITYADSQKHKLVSLLTNDMESDSNEIIEIYRNAGR; from the coding sequence ATGCCAACAGACCGTGGGGCGTTATCCCAAGACCGGCAAAAAGAAAGGAGATATAAAGGTACCCACCGTCATACATGCCAACGAAGGAAATCTTCAGATATAAAGTTTACTTCTGCTGCAACCAACGATTCCTTCATGTTAGAGCCGTCAGCACTGAACAAAGGAGACATAATTGCCATAGACCGCGCATACATTAACTATGAGAAGCTGGAAACACTCACGCTGAGAGGGGTTCTGTATGTGACAAAAATAAAGAGAAACCTGAAACATTCTGTTATGGAGGATTGTATGTACCAGACTACAGAAGGATTTATGAAAGTACGGATACAACATGTTGCATTCTCAAAAGTACTGAAGGGTGGTGAAACCCAGACTCATCATGCCCGTATCATTACCTATGCCGATAGCCAAAAGCACAAACTGGTTTCATTGCTTACAAACGACATGGAATCAGATTCGAACGAGATCATAGAAATTTATCGCAATGCTGGGAGATAG
- a CDS encoding DUF4372 domain-containing protein has translation MLTTIVTATIKFIVTVAIVVYKGLIPIVYHPIKILRSYKIRADFICEVSPFSLDFSRQTIKSNHGKSTHFSGQPPYCQVIKFLDKSTILRLSREYGEEHYVKRFDIWTHLVVMLYTVIMRFDSLREIMASLQAESRKLCHLGIRLMPSRSTLSDANRPWGVIPRPAKRKEI, from the coding sequence ATGCTTACAACAATAGTGACTGCAACTATTAAATTCATAGTGACAGTCGCTATTGTTGTATATAAAGGTTTGATACCTATAGTTTACCATCCGATAAAAATTTTGCGAAGCTATAAAATTAGAGCTGACTTCATTTGCGAGGTCAGCCCATTTTCGTTAGATTTCAGTCGCCAAACAATAAAATCCAATCATGGCAAAAGTACACATTTTAGCGGACAGCCGCCCTATTGTCAGGTGATAAAATTTCTGGACAAGTCAACAATCCTTCGGTTAAGTCGTGAATATGGTGAAGAGCACTATGTAAAACGTTTCGACATATGGACCCATCTCGTCGTTATGCTCTATACGGTCATCATGCGTTTTGATTCCTTACGGGAGATAATGGCCTCCCTGCAGGCAGAATCCCGCAAACTTTGTCATTTGGGTATAAGGTTAATGCCTTCGCGCAGTACTCTTTCCGATGCCAACAGACCGTGGGGCGTTATCCCAAGACCGGCAAAAAGAAAGGAGATATAA